In the Nitrospinota bacterium genome, AGCCTGTCTATTGAGTACGATAACCATGGAGTTGTCATTCATTTTTTGAACGGTAACAAACAAATTGAAGGTTTGGAACTTATGCCTCAATTTAAAGGGCGGTTTGCAGAAGGCGTCAAAATGGGAGAAAAGGTTGTATCCATGATAGACAAATATGGTGTGCCTGAGTCCATGAATGACAGCCTGGCTAAATATCCTGAAAAAGGAATGTATTTCTCTTTGAAATCAAATGTGTTGGTCGCGGCACATGTTTTTTCAAAAAACAGTAAACTTCTCAGCCATAAACTTTATAAAAAACGTTAGCCGACGTGCCGCCTTTTGAAAAGGGCTTCACCCTTAAGGTATTTAGAAAGCGTCAATCCTCTCACGCAATATAATACCTTTATGTCATTCAGTAGTATAGGTGGCGAATTTTCCCCAAGACCAGGAAATTGCTTTTTCGGTTAGTGTCGGACTCTCTAGCTCGACAGTTCTTGCTCAGGCTACTGGCGGTTCGCCGGAGAGGGAAAATATTGCGTCTCGGGTTAAATCGAACTGGGTACCGTTTCCGGGGTGTTGTGCTTTCTCCAGCAATAACGAGTGGAGCAGAGGGTGTTGCGATGGGTTGTTCTCAAGAAGGTTCCGAGCTTTGTCTTCCAGTCCATGCTCAAGGTAAAGAGTGGATAATAAAAGTACTAGAAGAGAAGATTGCCCCGCTTCTTCGAGCGATTCTTCATAGGTGCGCATAAGGTCCTGATAGTTTTCGGACTCCCTGAGGGCGATTTGCAAACGGACAAGGCAAGCCAATTCGCCAGTTTTTTCAAACCCGGTTCTCCAGATCTTTATTGCTTGTTTCTGTTTCCCGGATTCAAGATAGGCATCTCCCATTGATAAGTATGCAGGGAGGCATTTATCACATGTTCGAATAGCCTGTTTAAATTCTGAAATAGCACTTTCCTTGTTTCCTGTTTGCAGGCTTTTACTGCCGAGCTCGAAAAGATACTGACCCAGGTTAGATTGTTCCTTTTTCCATTCCTCGTTGTTATCCCTTAGCAGAGGTAAAATCTTTTTTTGCAACACACAAACTTTTTTCCATTCTTCCTGTCTTATATAAATATCACGGAGATGTATTAAGGGAACGGCTGTTCCCGGATTCATCCCCTGAAT is a window encoding:
- a CDS encoding DUF1049 domain-containing protein — its product is MSLKQIIIFLVFALLAIYTAFLNPHESIVHITQNHSLKLPTVLLILGAVLIGVIVTVFLFWTFNFKNALTRWKINFKKNQIEKKNNKVETMFKKGESLFTCGKFDKAQNLVEKLLDTAPEHVGSLNLMGQISSANGNHDQAEKFFNKALALESQNIHALFGLAGIYSNTERQGEEIAILQKIQGMNPGTAVPLIHLRDIYIRQEEWKKVCVLQKKILPLLRDNNEEWKKEQSNLGQYLFELGSKSLQTGNKESAISEFKQAIRTCDKCLPAYLSMGDAYLESGKQKQAIKIWRTGFEKTGELACLVRLQIALRESENYQDLMRTYEESLEEAGQSSLLVLLLSTLYLEHGLEDKARNLLENNPSQHPLLHSLLLEKAQHPGNGTQFDLTRDAIFSLSGEPPVA